Genomic segment of Populus nigra chromosome 6, ddPopNigr1.1, whole genome shotgun sequence:
ttttcagctgttaaaattttatatttataatatcatgaatttaattttaaatggaaaTTGGTTCTAAGTAacgtgttaaaaaaatttattaattgtttttaatgactcattatttgaatttaaaaaataataaaataatatttttttcttaaccacaaaaacaatatattgaGAGGCCGTTTGTTTGCGTGGTTGTTTCTGCGTTTGAAGCAACCACAGCAAACATAATGTTTGGTAATGTCAAAAACGCTAAAAATGACTGGTGGGACCCATGCCAATTCACGTTTTGAACGCGACATTGGCGAAGCAGCTCCAGGctgcttttttaaattttgtattcgcgtgcacagtgcaattcacttgcactgttcgggtgaatttttttttttttagtgtgtatagtttttgtatattttttttaaaaaaaaactagttttacaTTCTcatgtaaacaatattttttttcctgaaaaactagtatagagcgaattaaattcactcgcactgtaatatcaaattaattttattcctgataatattttatctaattttattgcacgctcaaaaaattatagaaactgtagttcttgtcgaatgaattttgtacgtaatggaattgtagatggtttaatggtataataaaaaatattttatataaagtattatttatttcatgaagtaatagtaataattaaatttacaatatttaaattaaaaatcatcaattttaatatatatttttaaaaattattttataactttaatttcaaaagcatttttaaccaaacacattaaactactttttattcaaccacagttttaaccaaacacctattttttcaaaccaacctcaattaaaaatactttttataaaacaatttttttcaaaccaaaaccacAACAGCTACAACAAAACCAGACACACTCTGAATACACACTCTGAATTATATCTTATTAATTATGATGTTGAATTCGTTGACATTTCGAAGCTGATTTGAACTTGGATCTTTAGACCCTAATTATAACTCAAGAAACAGGACGATAAGATTATTTCGTGATTAAATGacatttaattactattttaggAAGTGAATTGCTCCACCTTTTGTAAAGAGATTGTTttactttctatttttgtttaccCTAAAACAATCGTCGTCTTGTTAAGATATATATTAAGCTCTGCATTTTACTAAAATACTCCCAATTAAATCTCATTTAATAAAACACCGACATTTAAGAAgccatattttataataaatgtaAGGTTTAAAAATTGTGACTATCATTTCAAGCAATCAGAAcatgtttgaaattataattatagttgttttttaacatatttttcatattaaaatatatttaaagatgttatttttttttatcaaagcatctaaaatatatatatatatatatatatatatatatatatatatatatatttgcagctttttattttttcaaaacacaataACGGTAAAATAGATGGACAAAATTTATGGgggaaaacaacgtccgaaaTCAAGAAGTGGGGCATGGCGTAATCTGTTCTTCCAATAGGAAGAGCATATCCATATCGAAATCCAACGACAGATAAGGCTCATTGCTCCTTGGCATGGAGCCACTTAAGATGTCATATGCATGCGCATGCATGCGTCTATCAtgtgttatattatatatccaaGAACAAAAtacgaaaataaaataaaaataaagcgaTCTAAATTGATTTCCATTAAATCTCACCGTGATTTCCAATGATCACAGGGATTCCCTATTACATACTGAGATCTCCCACCACCTCCAGCATCACCGATTCCTAATCCAACAATGGGCATTCTAAAAATCTGCCTACTCCCAATTCCCTATCATGATGAGACAATATCTACAGACatgtatgcatgcatgtataCCACATCCATGCATATGCACACACCATGACATTATCCTGGGCTGGTACATGCATGAACATGTACTATGATGTATAGCTAGGGGATCAAGAGGTGGTCATGTCGCAGGTGGCGGATTTGGACTTGTCAAGAATCGACCACATCACTTGAACATCTTCATAACCACATGCCATGACTTCACCATGAAGGTCCAGCCCCCTTTTCTCCTCCCCTGCAATCGATGCTAAATATCAATAACAAGTAATTACTGGATAATTAAGCTAAATATCAATAGGTTGTGTTTGGCAACGCATTTGCGCCATGTTTGAGCTACAAATTGATGCTAAGTATCTAAAACATATTTCCAACCTAAAAGCAATTACCAAACAAGCAAACACTTAGCCCTTTTGATTATGCTGTGAATATTACGGTTCGGGTTAAGAAAAGAGACgtgaaaattaaatgttttttttccttaatttgaTGAATCGTAGTTTAAAACGCAGCAAATCGGAAAGGCAATATTAGAGGACTTGGGGAAATGAAAAATGCCAGGAACTGTACCTGGCTGGGACTTCTTGTCCCTGCTGACGGGTTGCTGCTGGTTGAAGAAAGTACAAGCTTTCCTGAAAGGGGATGTAATGGTTTTTTTCCAAGAAGCCATTAACCGATACCTGGTCCTTGCGTGCGTAGAGTAGAGGTGTGTGTCGTCgtcggaggaggaggaggtggaggtCTCTTTGTTTTGATGCGTCAACGGAGGAACCAGTACTCTCTTCTCTTGTTTATTCTATAGGCGCCCTTGTCTGTGCGTGTATATATAGAGCAAGTACTAGAGGATAAAataagaggaggaggaggatcagaggagaggagaggagtgGAGAGGCAAGATCCGTGAGATGAGCATAGAAGGGGAAGCAAGCatccttcttctctctttctctctcttatctatcataaattaattaaattaaataaaaataaataaaataaaaaactttgtaAGAGGCCGACTGTACCTCAGCACATGGATCGTGCTCCCATACAGACCTGTACACGTGAATGCctttacttttctctctttttttccttggatGTGACTGAGCTTCGTCAACccttacaaaattaattaattacaaaaaactcaaaatttccCACCTATCAATTATCACCACACATTCACCGACCACGCtaggatctaaaaaaaaaaatatctgctCAAGGCTCTGGTACAGTAACTCAGCCTCAAAAAATATCTGAAGATTAATATAGTTTTAACACAAATTACACAAGGTTAAGAGATGGGATTTAAGACGAAACAAAAAGGGATAAACGATGTGACAGgcgatagaaataaaaataaaagtaaaagtaaaagaatgaatgtatcataaaaaaacatatcataccACACTATTCTAActataccttaaaaaaaaatcaaaaaaaattatatgtaattttaaattaaccctAGACAGAACCCATAacaaattacaattatattagatgattttttaagatGTGAATAGAATTATTTAATCGAATGTTTTCTAATGAGATTAGATGTGTCGAAAATAGAGCTTCAGTGCATCCCTCCTaactcattcttttcttttctaaccattggattttaaattttatttactcTCCATTAGAtgattttcatgcttttttaacatgttattcTCCCAAAACTTTTATCACATTGTATTATAAATCCAAAATACCCTCTGCTCTACCATAATATatatgatcatcatcatcaaatcaaacaatcctctgtgtttttgttttaaacaaGGGAAGGCGGGTCTGAATGAAAGTTGAAACACATACAAACAGCACTGTGTCCTGCTCAGTTGTGTTGATTATTGCACGTAGACAAAATGGATGGAGCATGTGTTCTTCACATGCGCTAATGTGAAAGGGAACACTCCATGTCCATGTGGGGACttcgtgttttttaattaatatataatcatCATCATTGAATATTGATCCTGCCATTTAACGTTAAACTAATTTTCcctcgattaaaaaaaataaaaaatcaatgattttggaccttagattttatgatCCTTTTGAATCTACTCCTAGATAATTGAATTGACagaaaatctcataaaaatcTTCCTAATTTACTCCAAGCAACTccgcaaaagaagaagaaaaaatctccATCATCTCTTTTCAACCTTTGAATATTCTAAGCTTGTATgccataattaatttaaaaaaaatcaaagaaagtcCCATGAAATTCTAAAAATGCCTAATTTGgaaattctaattaaatctATCTTTAAAAACccttcattgaaaaatatttcttcttcttatttgattttgtgttttgaatgaTGATGTgggcttttatttttaaaaaaatatagtttgattttttattttgtttgaatggttCTAGGTGGTTGATGTTGatgattatatttaaataaaataagagatttCATATAAACATACACATGCGTGGGCAAGTATATATTCATCACAAGAGAAAGGGAGGAATTAAAAGGATATTATAGacttttttcattattttcttaataaaatccTAACAAACTAAGTAAGTTCTACGATTAtataattttggataaaaattaaaaatgaaaacattaaTTAGATAAATACTTTATAATTTAGCCTAAGGTTAGTAATCTAAGCCATCTCATGggttaaaaatgtgtttttctttcatttttcaagtttaaatcttgaaattatcataaatttatttggaCATAGAGTGTATTCATAGAATCAatggaagagaaaaaataatctcaattcatacaagttcatatattaaaagaaataataataattaatgagacACATCGTTcgaaaaaaaaccctacaatGATGATGACAATGTCGTCGACTCTAATCATGGGGTTGACATCCTTGGAAGAAGTGACATATGCTCTGCATTAATCCTCCTAATCCTAATCCTAATCCTAATCCTAAccctaattataattaattttagcttCTCGGTACAATACCAAACGCTTGTTTAATCCTCATTTTCTATCACATTACAAAACAAATTTGCAGTCAAGGCACTGCCTTCCTCGAACTCCTAAAAAATTCAGTACTGTGTGTTCATACCATTCATATTCAATGTAAAACCTAATCCGGGCTTGATACGGGGTTGGATGGATTACGGATctgaaaaactgattttttaattttttttagaagatgataatattttttaaaaaatagatagattTAGAGTTAAGTTTTGATCTGGTCAGATCCGAATCGATCGAATTGGCAGAATTTtacttcttattttattttatttttttaaatttagaccggtctagatttaaaattaaaagggtcTTGGATCAATATATCGGCCTGATTTGAAAAgacaaagttattttaaaaaaaatcaatagattgAGGGTTGGATTTCGAGCTGGTCAGACCCGAGGCAATCAAGTTGGCcgagtttttcttcttcttctaattgttttttaaaatttgaatgagcCTAGGTTTAAAATTGAAAGGGTTTTAGATGCATACTCTGGTCTATCCAGGTTttacaacaataattaaataaacgaGGAATATCTTACACTTTGGGTGATTGAGTATTCATCTCGTATGATCAGTGCAGTTTTGCTCCGAAGATAAGTTTGTCTAATTATGTCAGACGAGCAGTGATGAAGGAATACATCCCCCCACCCTGCCTGCTAGTGTAGATATCCTTAACCAGTGCAGTCGAAACCTTCATTTCTGCCGAGGAGTAGCAGCCCTCTTCTGTTTTGTTTATTACAGCAGGTCACATGCTGCCCGAGAAACCAGACAACGGTAGTGGCTTTCACATGTACGCACGCAGGTTTATTATTGATTGATTAGGGACAGGATATATATTGGGGAAATCAAGTTTTAGAGCTTATCTTATAATTACTTCATCATTGTCAACTGAGGCTTTAAACTTTTGATCTTATCACTTTTGTCCTGTGAGTAATGATCTCCCATGTCCCTCCACCAAAGCTACGTCGATTTACCCGGGTCGAACCGGTTAATACTTTGGATCAATCGAGTCTCGAATTGTATCACCGAGCCAATTGGTCTTGTGGGCTGTGATTAGTTAAGAGGTAAAAAGTTATgttgattaataataataataataataataataataaattaaaaatataacaggCACTCCTCTCTCCGTGGATAACCGATGATGGTCGGTTTGACTTGTTAGTTTCGAACCAGTGCAATTTTTCTCTTAatactcttttttcttctttcgaGTTGACTGCTCTGCCCAATGAAATCTCCtccagtattaaaaataaataaataaatagaataaaagaATAGAGGTAGCAGCCACTTgctagataattattttttgttttcaattttcaagaaaggctgcttccttttcttcctctgttGAACTTTTATGCTTGGCTACAGTGCACAGTCCACAGACATGCAGAAAATGTTGTTATTATAAGCATGTATATCctcaattattttgattattataatttccATTACAAGAGACCGCTTGCTACCATTTTctgtttttagaaaattaaaaaaatactttatgtttattgattttttgttcttttaacaaatatttttaaataaaaaaaattggcatgatttaaaaatataataatacattattaattaaaaatatatgtaaaataaataatattacataATTTAATCATTATAATTAGATGGTATTACCGTGGCAACAACATACATGATGGTGGTCGTTGTAATCATAACAACAACATGATAATAGCTAATTAAGAAGTACTCTAAAAGACATAAGTAAAACGTTGTCCATCTCGTCACTATTTATCAAGAAACAAATCATTAAGGATtgttacaatgatttttttttgtccctctttttttattgataacaTCCTTATAGTTCCAAATTGATGGCCAATTAAAGCACATTTATcaaggaagaaaaatattaaaagataggggactaaaatgaaaaacatgatgAAAAGAGATGGTTTTTTCTAAACTTGACGTTAAACATACAATTTggtcatttaaattttcaaattataaactttcaGTCCCTCACAATTTATGAAATTCCATTCTGGTTccaaacttcatttttcttattttttgatcCCTGGCttgagagataaaaaaacaagtgatgGAATTCTAatggtagagagagaaagtatcAGTTGAGACCAATTCCAACCACGGAAACGAGTGATTTTAATGTCAATAGGTTTCTTTTGATGGGAAAAGTTTatacaatgtgtttttttactcATGAAACTTGTCTAAAATGGTAGATCTAAACCCaaaaagaattttagttttggGTTGATTGTGAGTTTTGGAGCTAATTTAAGAGCTTTTAGGagttataaatatgttttacaaggtgtttgggtttttttttgtttttttgagtcGAAATACGGTTGGAAATGAGTTTTTCTTGGTGTAAAACAGATTAGCctgatttttagttttcaaagcTCTATGGGAACCTTCTAATGAATTTTGGACTTTCACAACTGATAATAGACTTGAATGCTTCTCTTATGTACTTGTAAAACAAAGTCCTCTCTTTATGATTCAGGGACCTTTTAATggctaaggttttttttttttgttcaaggaTAAGaaggtaaaagaaaataaaagttgcgATCTTTCTTGTGTGGTGCTCTGCTCTATGTTATCTCCTAATggaattcttataaaaaaaactagttagtTTTCCTAGGAAAAAGTTATAGAGAGTTGGCAATCATCTTCGTAGCTCATTCTTAAAGTGGTGGCTATATAATGAAAAGATTTTTgccttgacaaaaaaaaaaaaaaaagtttaaaatgtgtttttttttaccagctTCTGCTTTTAAAATGgaccataaaaacaaattgttcaGTTAATATTAAACCATAGTTTTGTGAATATGGGACCCATTAAAAGTGGCAATTCAACCATAGGTTCAAAAGAAGCAAATGTAAGTTGCTTTTGCTAAGtttcaaccttaattttttctctattggCAACTTGTATCCCTAGAGAAAAGAATCGTTGTTCTTACATTGACCACAATACCCCCATCATCTTCTTCGTATTTTTCCTCTATATAACCTTTACCCGTCTTTGATCCTTCTCATCGATAATTGTTTTGAACTGAAACTACTTAAAATCCTCTTTTTAGAGTAACAAACTGAAGGAAAATTTGATACTTCAAAACTTTTAGTATTGGAATTAGTTTTTCCCAAACAATTATCAAGATTTTTCAACATTTTAGTTCTCTTATGGCATTCAAATGTCATAAAGTGAATAactaacctaataaaaaacacaagagAGCTAACTAACTAAAGACCTTGATTCCAAAAcctaaaataaccaaaacttAGATACAATTTCaatctaaaattcaaaaattaacaaGAATTCATTGGCAACCCAACAAAAACTTGAAACCAAACCCTAAAAGTCCAAACAGAATTTAGCAACAAACACACgaaactaaagaaaaataatgataactCAAATTTCCAACATATCAGAACTTGAtgaatgtaaataaataataataaaaggaaatcaaattttatgatctcaaataattcaaaagttaaatgcttaataaataaagataaagtctTTAACAATAcctatttaaaaagatattaaagagAATATCTTTGAAgcaaaaaactataaatagtTTTGTTGGGATGGAGAATTTCTTGTCAAATATGATCATATCAAAAATCTACAATAAGAGAAAAATGAGATGTTTTGTGGCTTTTTCATGACGAGATtgaaggtttatatatatataattttacttaTCATCGTTCAGTTGCTAAGGATTTGGATGATGGAGGTTAAAAGATTGAGTGTTGTATGATTATAAAAACCACAAGATGTTAAGTGTTGTCAGGATAAAATATTCAATTGTATTCATTATTTAATACGTTGTATAATAGAACACATGTTTGGAGAGTATAAAAAATTGTAGAGAATTTTACAGCACATGCATGTGtttctttacaaaatataaGTTCATATTATTATCGCATCCATGAcactatataattatataagaagGAAGTTTCAACAAGATATTATATTTACTGAGTTTGATCGGCATCCTAATTTTATTCATGAGGATATATTAACCGA
This window contains:
- the LOC133696185 gene encoding uncharacterized protein LOC133696185, with the protein product MASWKKTITSPFRKACTFFNQQQPVSRDKKSQPGEEKRGLDLHGEVMACGYEDVQVMWSILDKSKSATCDMTTS